A section of the Pseudovibrio sp. M1P-2-3 genome encodes:
- the hspQ gene encoding heat shock protein HspQ — protein MEKIRSAKFHIGQVVKHRLYPFRGVIFDVDPTFDNTEEWWEAIPEDVRPSKDQPFYHLLAENEETEYIAYVSEQNLEQDESGEPLRNPQLEELFDETENGELIPRDVDIH, from the coding sequence ATGGAGAAAATTAGGTCTGCCAAATTTCACATTGGTCAGGTGGTCAAGCACCGACTCTACCCTTTTAGAGGTGTGATATTCGACGTGGACCCCACTTTTGACAATACAGAAGAGTGGTGGGAAGCAATTCCGGAGGATGTACGTCCCTCAAAAGATCAACCTTTTTATCATCTTTTAGCTGAGAACGAGGAAACCGAGTACATTGCCTATGTGTCTGAGCAAAATTTGGAGCAGGACGAAAGCGGAGAACCGCTTCGAAACCCGCAATTAGAAGAATTGTTTGATGAAACGGAAAACGGTGAATTAATTCCAAGAGATGTAGATATTCACTAA
- a CDS encoding HpcH/HpaI aldolase/citrate lyase family protein, whose translation MKTYRSFYQPLAIGAPAPFREPPVALERMIHFVPPHLEKIRAKIPQLINQVDVILGNLEDAIPADQKEAARQGFIEMAKANDFGSTKLWTRINSLESPWVLDDLTEIVTQCGNKLDVIMLPKVNGPWDIHFLDQLLAQLEAKSGIKKPILIHAILETAEGVNNIEAIAASSPRMHGMSLGPADLAASRGMKTTRVGGGHPEYKVLADSAINSQRTGYQQDLWHYTIGKMVDACMAHGIKAFYGPFGDFSDPEACEVQFRNAFLMGCVGTWSLHPSQVAIAKRVFSPDVEETKFARKILEAMPDGTGAVMIDGKMQDDATWKQAKVICDLADLVCEKDPELAQAYQG comes from the coding sequence ATGAAGACCTACCGTAGCTTCTACCAGCCCCTGGCTATTGGCGCACCCGCACCATTCCGTGAACCGCCTGTAGCTCTTGAGCGAATGATACACTTTGTACCTCCGCATTTAGAAAAAATCAGAGCAAAAATACCACAACTAATTAATCAGGTTGATGTGATCCTCGGTAATTTAGAAGACGCAATCCCTGCGGACCAAAAAGAAGCTGCACGGCAGGGCTTTATTGAAATGGCCAAGGCAAATGATTTTGGTTCAACCAAACTGTGGACCCGCATTAACTCCCTTGAAAGCCCTTGGGTTTTGGATGACCTTACTGAAATTGTAACTCAATGTGGCAACAAACTTGACGTAATCATGTTGCCCAAAGTCAATGGACCATGGGATATTCACTTTCTAGATCAACTCCTTGCACAACTGGAAGCAAAATCGGGAATCAAAAAGCCCATCTTGATCCACGCAATTTTAGAAACTGCAGAAGGGGTAAATAATATCGAAGCTATTGCAGCCAGTAGCCCACGAATGCATGGAATGAGCCTTGGACCTGCAGATCTAGCGGCATCCCGTGGGATGAAAACAACACGAGTTGGAGGAGGTCATCCCGAATATAAAGTGCTGGCAGATTCTGCAATTAATAGCCAACGCACTGGGTATCAGCAGGACCTATGGCATTACACAATCGGGAAAATGGTTGATGCTTGCATGGCTCATGGTATTAAAGCTTTCTATGGCCCGTTTGGAGACTTTAGTGATCCCGAAGCATGTGAAGTTCAATTCAGGAATGCTTTCCTTATGGGTTGTGTTGGCACTTGGTCTCTCCACCCTAGCCAAGTAGCAATTGCCAAGCGGGTCTTTTCTCCCGACGTAGAAGAGACAAAGTTTGCCCGCAAGATACTGGAGGCAATGCCCGATGGAACAGGCGCTGTTATGATTGACGGCAAAATGCAAGACGATGCCACGTGGAAACAAGCCAAAGTCATATGTGATCTCGCAGACTTAGTATGCGAAAAAGATCCAGAGTTGGCACAGGCCTATCAAGGATAA
- the tnpB gene encoding IS66 family insertion sequence element accessory protein TnpB (TnpB, as the term is used for proteins encoded by IS66 family insertion elements, is considered an accessory protein, since TnpC, encoded by a neighboring gene, is a DDE family transposase.): MIPVPSNTKVWLAAGITDMRCGFNSLAAKAETVLQEDPFSGHLFVFRGRRGDLLKLIWWDTQGACLFSKRLERGHFVWPAANQGKVSLSPAQLTLLLEGIDWRLPRKTWRPLTSG, from the coding sequence ATGATTCCGGTTCCCAGCAACACCAAGGTATGGCTTGCCGCAGGCATAACCGACATGCGCTGTGGCTTTAACTCGTTAGCGGCGAAAGCGGAAACCGTTTTGCAAGAAGATCCCTTCAGCGGTCACTTGTTTGTGTTTCGCGGACGGCGTGGCGATTTACTCAAGTTGATTTGGTGGGATACGCAAGGCGCTTGTCTTTTCTCCAAAAGGTTGGAACGTGGTCATTTTGTCTGGCCTGCCGCAAACCAAGGTAAAGTCAGCCTCTCCCCGGCACAGCTGACGCTGCTACTGGAAGGGATTGACTGGCGCCTGCCCCGGAAAACATGGCGGCCGCTCACCAGTGGCTAA
- a CDS encoding transposase, translating into MPFKHLNDRRHKFSKAQLKVTNWAHYNESLRRRGDIAIWVDASVANSWLAPAVKRRGRPSTFSDLAIETCLRARSVFGLALRQTQGFMRSIFTLMKLVCERLVNPTFL; encoded by the coding sequence ATGCCCTTTAAACACTTAAATGATCGGCGTCACAAGTTTAGCAAAGCCCAACTCAAAGTCACCAACTGGGCCCACTATAATGAGAGCTTGCGTCGTCGTGGGGATATTGCCATTTGGGTTGATGCCAGCGTTGCAAACAGCTGGTTGGCTCCAGCTGTCAAGCGCCGCGGCCGACCTAGCACATTCTCAGATCTGGCCATAGAAACCTGTTTGAGGGCACGCTCTGTTTTTGGTCTTGCCCTGCGTCAAACGCAGGGGTTTATGCGTTCTATCTTCACCCTTATGAAGCTGGTTTGTGAGCGGTTGGTAAACCCGACCTTTCTCTAG
- a CDS encoding lysophospholipid acyltransferase family protein, which yields MRANSTKKLLRRLEWVGLILMSGILHLMPLDLASGFMGKLWEIVAPRTKRQIRAKANLLAAYPEINGDDADKIMKGVWNNLGRVAAETVLLDRFISDKERVTLINPEIITHACQGGNAVFVTMHSGNWELVGLRAGDLGIELAGVYQALSNPLSEAFLMKQRVNFYRKGLFSKGHDTARKLIAVLRSGGSPCFVADVRDKRGVKVQFFNQTAKATHIPALLARNSNRPLIAIRSIRTKGSHFEIEAVRIPYPVTKDKKADSIVATQAIHDQFEDWIREKPTQWMWILKKWA from the coding sequence TTGAGAGCCAACTCGACAAAAAAGCTTTTGCGGAGATTGGAATGGGTTGGGCTTATCCTGATGAGCGGCATTCTACACCTCATGCCTTTAGATTTGGCATCAGGTTTTATGGGTAAACTTTGGGAGATTGTTGCCCCTAGAACAAAACGACAAATACGAGCAAAAGCCAACCTCCTTGCCGCCTATCCAGAAATAAATGGTGATGACGCTGACAAAATCATGAAAGGGGTATGGAACAATTTGGGGCGTGTAGCTGCAGAGACCGTCCTGCTTGATCGGTTCATATCTGACAAGGAGCGCGTCACACTTATTAATCCAGAGATAATAACGCACGCCTGTCAAGGCGGAAACGCCGTCTTTGTTACCATGCACAGTGGCAACTGGGAGCTCGTTGGTTTACGAGCAGGAGACCTTGGAATTGAACTAGCTGGTGTATACCAAGCACTTTCCAACCCTCTTTCTGAAGCATTCCTTATGAAACAACGAGTAAACTTCTATCGGAAAGGCCTATTTAGTAAGGGCCATGACACAGCACGCAAACTAATTGCAGTATTACGCAGCGGAGGCTCACCCTGCTTTGTAGCTGATGTACGCGACAAACGCGGCGTGAAAGTTCAGTTTTTTAATCAAACGGCAAAGGCAACGCACATACCTGCTTTACTCGCTAGAAACTCAAACAGGCCCCTCATAGCAATCCGCTCCATCAGAACAAAGGGATCCCACTTTGAAATTGAGGCAGTGCGGATACCTTACCCCGTCACAAAGGACAAGAAAGCAGATTCCATCGTTGCTACTCAGGCAATACATGATCAATTTGAGGACTGGATACGAGAGAAACCTACACAATGGATGTGGATTCTCAAGAAATGGGCCTAA
- a CDS encoding extracellular solute-binding protein: MPILYGVRRESIYQYFLLKTVFLKLLIFSFFLFFCSISHAEERIAWSHAIAMHGQPALPADFPHLPYANPNAPKGGQMKVGVQGTFDSLNQFILKGAWTTARGMKERQMGSNIFESLLMRSSNEAFSLYAHIAESVRMPDTRNWIEFRLNQAAQFSNKTPITVEDIIFSLQLLRDKGRPPYSGWYKQITKFEQTGERSVKLHFKDGNNRELPLLISLAPIFSKAATNVETFDQSTLTPPLGSGPYTVSEVQPGRRIVYKRNPNYWGKNLPVKIGFDNFDEIIIDYYRDSNALHEAFKKGDVYAMQFESPNFWVNGFNFPAFQEGRVFKEVFEKKTPANMDGIAFNTRLDKFNDKNVRRALSLLLDFKFINRTLFNGVYARTAGYWDNSELSSIGRPASKRERALLVPYSSQIPENILNGTWFPTETDGSGHDRKVLHEAINLLRKAGYTLKNRQMVDAKDGTPLEFELLVRKKEEERVALSLQRIMERIGISMVIRTVDASQFEQRRANFEFEMLFNRWWSSLSPGAEQYSRWSSSAAKTKGSRNIVGASDPAIDELTSKIVAARTKQEFIDSVRAFDRVLISGFYAIPLYHNPAEWVGRWQNVSHPEYTPIYGYQYDNWWAKN, encoded by the coding sequence ATGCCTATTTTGTACGGTGTTCGCCGAGAATCTATATATCAATATTTTCTATTAAAAACTGTTTTCTTAAAGTTGTTGATCTTTTCCTTTTTTTTGTTTTTTTGCTCTATATCTCATGCCGAAGAACGTATCGCTTGGTCTCACGCAATAGCAATGCATGGTCAACCAGCCCTACCCGCGGACTTTCCTCACTTACCTTACGCTAATCCCAATGCGCCCAAAGGTGGGCAAATGAAGGTTGGTGTTCAAGGTACCTTCGACAGTTTAAACCAATTTATACTCAAAGGAGCATGGACCACAGCTAGAGGAATGAAAGAGCGCCAAATGGGAAGCAATATTTTTGAAAGCTTGCTCATGCGCTCTAGCAATGAGGCTTTCAGCCTTTATGCTCATATTGCAGAATCTGTCCGCATGCCCGATACAAGAAACTGGATTGAGTTTAGACTTAACCAAGCCGCCCAATTTTCCAATAAGACACCAATTACAGTTGAAGATATTATTTTTTCCCTCCAGCTTTTGCGGGACAAAGGAAGGCCACCGTATTCTGGCTGGTATAAGCAAATTACAAAATTTGAACAGACGGGTGAACGTTCAGTCAAACTACATTTCAAAGATGGAAATAATCGAGAACTACCATTGCTTATTTCATTGGCCCCAATTTTTTCAAAAGCAGCCACTAATGTGGAAACCTTTGATCAGTCTACTCTAACCCCTCCCCTTGGGTCCGGCCCTTACACTGTTTCCGAAGTTCAGCCTGGGAGGCGCATTGTTTACAAACGCAACCCAAACTATTGGGGCAAAAATCTACCTGTCAAAATTGGTTTTGATAATTTTGATGAAATTATCATTGACTATTACCGTGACAGTAATGCTTTACACGAAGCTTTCAAAAAAGGCGACGTGTATGCCATGCAATTTGAGAGTCCAAACTTTTGGGTGAATGGATTTAATTTCCCAGCTTTTCAAGAGGGACGGGTTTTTAAGGAAGTTTTCGAGAAAAAAACACCTGCCAACATGGATGGCATTGCCTTCAATACCAGACTAGATAAGTTCAATGATAAAAACGTACGGCGAGCCCTTAGCCTACTTCTTGACTTTAAATTCATCAACCGAACTCTATTCAATGGAGTGTATGCTCGTACAGCCGGATACTGGGACAATTCAGAGCTATCCTCAATCGGTAGACCTGCAAGTAAACGGGAGAGAGCTTTATTAGTACCCTACTCCAGCCAAATTCCAGAAAACATATTAAATGGCACATGGTTTCCAACTGAAACGGATGGAAGTGGCCATGACCGAAAAGTGCTCCACGAAGCAATAAACCTTCTCAGGAAAGCCGGATACACCCTTAAAAATAGACAAATGGTTGATGCCAAGGACGGCACGCCGTTAGAATTCGAATTACTGGTGCGCAAAAAAGAAGAAGAGCGCGTGGCACTTTCACTACAACGCATTATGGAGCGCATTGGAATTAGCATGGTGATACGAACAGTAGATGCCTCTCAATTTGAACAAAGACGAGCCAATTTCGAGTTTGAGATGCTCTTTAATCGTTGGTGGTCATCCTTGTCTCCTGGAGCCGAACAGTACTCTCGCTGGTCATCATCAGCAGCAAAAACAAAAGGTTCACGCAATATTGTTGGCGCATCGGATCCAGCAATAGACGAGTTAACCAGCAAAATAGTCGCGGCACGTACCAAGCAGGAATTTATTGACTCTGTTCGCGCCTTCGATCGAGTGCTTATTTCCGGCTTTTATGCGATCCCCTTGTACCATAATCCAGCGGAGTGGGTAGGTAGATGGCAAAACGTCTCTCACCCAGAGTACACACCTATTTATGGGTATCAATATGATAATTGGTGGGCGAAAAACTAA
- a CDS encoding invasion associated locus B family protein: protein MAKIVKRMLMGGAIAAVAGLGISGSVSAQTQPEDAWVKVCNTDPKTKKEFCFISQELRTDTGQFLAQAVVTEVSGEARKRLRMAVPPGMLLQPGLGVQIDGANKTAAKYSICYPNACFAEMVIDDKFIGNMKRGGKLVISTYNQQGKIRPFDLTLSGFTRVYDGEPIKPEELRAKQERLQSELQKRAEAARQRLIEQQRKASETSN, encoded by the coding sequence ATGGCCAAAATTGTTAAGCGCATGCTCATGGGCGGAGCTATTGCTGCAGTGGCTGGGCTTGGTATTTCTGGTTCAGTTTCTGCTCAAACTCAGCCCGAGGATGCATGGGTTAAGGTCTGTAATACTGATCCAAAAACCAAAAAAGAGTTCTGCTTTATTAGTCAGGAACTCCGTACTGATACAGGTCAGTTTTTAGCACAGGCTGTCGTTACTGAAGTTTCGGGTGAGGCCCGTAAAAGACTTCGTATGGCAGTCCCCCCTGGAATGTTGTTGCAGCCAGGGTTGGGTGTGCAGATCGACGGTGCAAATAAAACAGCAGCAAAATACTCTATCTGCTACCCTAACGCCTGTTTCGCGGAAATGGTTATCGATGATAAATTCATTGGTAATATGAAGCGTGGTGGTAAGCTGGTAATTTCTACTTATAATCAGCAGGGTAAGATTCGTCCGTTTGACCTGACTTTGAGTGGCTTTACTCGAGTTTATGACGGAGAACCTATTAAGCCGGAAGAGTTGCGGGCAAAGCAAGAGCGTTTACAAAGTGAATTGCAAAAAAGAGCAGAAGCTGCACGCCAACGCCTTATTGAGCAACAACGTAAAGCTAGTGAAACCTCCAACTAG
- the tnpA gene encoding IS66-like element accessory protein TnpA, giving the protein MKFNTKVPWSTKDKRAICQEAMSAKESVAQVARRHGLNKGRLYNWLKDERYNPSERDHNAEPTGQPFIPVSVEELPDSTSTLCDPTPPETGSEPALVMEIRMTSGHEVRLSGSLSLPQVTTLLQELAV; this is encoded by the coding sequence ATGAAGTTCAATACTAAAGTTCCTTGGAGTACCAAGGACAAACGGGCGATCTGTCAGGAGGCAATGTCTGCCAAGGAGTCTGTGGCTCAGGTTGCCCGCCGCCATGGGTTGAACAAAGGACGTCTCTATAATTGGCTAAAGGATGAGCGTTACAATCCTTCTGAGAGAGACCATAATGCAGAACCAACGGGGCAGCCCTTTATTCCTGTCAGTGTTGAGGAGCTTCCGGACTCGACATCGACGCTCTGCGATCCTACGCCGCCAGAAACCGGTTCCGAGCCTGCATTGGTGATGGAAATCCGCATGACATCAGGTCATGAGGTTCGGCTTTCAGGCAGTTTGAGCCTTCCGCAAGTTACCACTTTGCTTCAGGAGCTGGCTGTATGA